GAACGGCAGCATGATAACAGTATGTCCCACAAACAGGGCCGCATAAATCGGAAGCTGATAAGTCCCCACAATATAACGTAAAAACGCAAAGCCAAGCACAATTCCCGGTATTAATATGGGAGAAACGAAAAATGCATTAATCACGCTTTTCCCTTTGAAATCGAATCGGCTTAATGCATAGGCAGCCGGCACTCCCAGTAACAGTGCCAAAAGGTTTCCTGCCAGTGAAACAAGGATGGACGTTTTAAAAGCGACCAAAAACATTTCCACATTAAAAATATTTTCATACCATCTTAAAGAAAACTCTTCTGGCGGGAACTTCAAAATATTTCCGCCTTCAAATGACGTAACGGATATGATAAGCAAAGGCCCTAGTAAAAAAAGGAACACCAGGAGAGTAAACAGG
The DNA window shown above is from Peribacillus sp. FSL P2-0133 and carries:
- a CDS encoding ABC transporter permease gives rise to the protein MQEKNRGLALFTLLVFLFLLGPLLIISVTSFEGGNILKFPPEEFSLRWYENIFNVEMFLVAFKTSILVSLAGNLLALLLGVPAAYALSRFDFKGKSVINAFFVSPILIPGIVLGFAFLRYIVGTYQLPIYAALFVGHTVIMLPFIIRVISSSLSNFDFSIEEAAESLGASKLGTFFTVVLPNIKSGILAAVMIAFLESFNNVDISVYMTGPGVSTFPIQMLTYVENYFDPTISAISVLLMFITAFFMFIVERLMGLSYFTKR